From a single Paraburkholderia sp. D15 genomic region:
- a CDS encoding glutamine synthetase family protein — translation MQSDLRDDLREFLEQHRIHEVECVIPDMTGVARGKIVPKNLFLAQGKMHMSNALLMITVNGEFADFERFVGPSDPDMLCIPDPDTVRLVPWAIEQVAVVIHDCVGLDGEPIGISPRAVLRRVLKLYEARGWRPVVAPEMEFYLIAQNKNPHEPLRPPLGRAGRHEAGRQSFSIDAVNEFDPFFQDLSRFCEMTRLGVETLVHEVGAGQMEINFSHGDALDLADRVFLFKRAVRETAYRHGIFATFMAKPMEHEPGSAMHIHQSIVDSETGRNVFSLPDGSASPLFFSYIGGLQKYMPRAMPMFAPYVNSYRRLSRFTAAPINVRWGYDNRTCGIRVPNSEPADRRLENRVPGVDVNPYLAMAATLACGYLGMVEAQQASAPMVESAYDLEYELPRGLEDALKALLNCPELADVLGEKFVQAYCSVKEKEFETFSQGITAWEREHLQLLV, via the coding sequence TTGCAAAGCGACCTACGCGACGATCTGCGCGAATTCCTGGAGCAGCACCGAATCCATGAAGTGGAATGTGTGATTCCGGACATGACCGGCGTCGCGCGCGGCAAGATCGTGCCGAAGAACCTGTTCCTCGCGCAGGGCAAGATGCATATGTCGAACGCGCTGCTGATGATCACCGTCAACGGCGAGTTCGCGGACTTCGAGCGCTTCGTCGGGCCGAGCGATCCCGACATGCTGTGCATTCCCGATCCGGACACCGTGCGGCTCGTGCCGTGGGCGATCGAACAGGTCGCGGTGGTGATCCACGATTGCGTCGGGCTCGACGGCGAGCCAATCGGCATCTCGCCGCGCGCGGTGCTGCGCCGCGTGCTGAAGCTCTACGAAGCGCGCGGCTGGCGTCCCGTGGTGGCGCCGGAAATGGAGTTCTACCTGATCGCGCAGAACAAGAATCCGCATGAGCCGCTGCGTCCGCCGCTCGGCCGCGCGGGGCGCCACGAAGCCGGCCGCCAGTCGTTCTCGATCGATGCGGTCAACGAGTTCGATCCGTTTTTCCAGGACCTGTCGCGCTTCTGCGAGATGACGCGGCTCGGCGTCGAAACGCTCGTGCACGAGGTCGGCGCCGGGCAGATGGAGATCAACTTCTCGCACGGCGACGCGCTCGATCTCGCCGACCGCGTGTTCCTGTTCAAACGCGCGGTGCGCGAAACCGCCTACCGTCACGGCATTTTCGCGACCTTCATGGCCAAGCCGATGGAGCATGAACCGGGCAGCGCGATGCATATTCATCAGAGCATCGTCGACAGCGAAACGGGCCGCAATGTGTTCTCGTTGCCGGACGGCTCGGCGAGCCCGCTGTTTTTCAGCTACATCGGCGGATTGCAGAAGTACATGCCGCGCGCCATGCCGATGTTCGCGCCTTACGTGAATTCGTATCGCCGCCTGTCGCGCTTCACCGCCGCGCCGATCAACGTGCGCTGGGGCTACGACAACCGCACCTGCGGCATCCGTGTGCCGAATTCCGAACCGGCCGACCGGCGGCTCGAAAACCGCGTGCCGGGCGTGGACGTGAACCCGTATCTGGCCATGGCCGCCACCCTCGCCTGCGGCTATCTGGGCATGGTCGAAGCGCAGCAGGCGTCGGCGCCGATGGTCGAAAGCGCGTACGACCTCGAATACGAATTGCCGCGCGGTCTGGAAGATGCGCTCAAGGCGCTGCTGAACTGCCCCGAACTCGCCGACGTGCTCGGCGAGAAATTCGTGCAGGCGTACTGCTCGGTGAAGGAAAAGGAGTTCGAGACCTTTTCGCAAGGAATTACCGCGTGGGAGCGCGAGCATCTGCAACTGCTGGTTTGA
- a CDS encoding aspartate aminotransferase family protein has protein sequence MNTREGIDWTRAQALAARERQAFADAMPKSRELSARAARHLLFGVPLHWMNDWSTPFSLYVDAARGASFTDVDGHRYADFCLGDTGAMFGHSPPPVARALAAQAERGMTAMLPGEDAAWVGEELARRFGLPYWQFAMTASDANRFALRWARAATGRRKIVIFNGCYHGTVDDVFVDLVDGRAVQRDSLIGQVHDLLDATRVIEFNDLAALEDAVKDGDVACVLAEPAMTNIGMVLPDPDYWRHAQALLRRHGTLLAIDETHTISCGPGGYTKAYGLEPDLFVLGKPVGGGFPCAVYGFSAGLAERAQRAKREAPPGHSGIGTTLTANLLALSAIRATLAEVMTDAAYARMFALAERIEHGLRDAIARHGLAWCVTRVGARTEFQFMPTPPRNGSEAGHQLDAELEQIVHLYLLNRGVLITPFHNMILVCPETSLNDVEKLIAAFDACLGELKS, from the coding sequence TTGAATACGCGTGAAGGAATCGACTGGACGCGCGCGCAGGCGCTCGCCGCGCGCGAGCGTCAGGCGTTCGCCGACGCCATGCCGAAGTCGCGCGAGTTGTCGGCGCGCGCGGCGCGCCATCTGCTGTTCGGTGTGCCGCTGCACTGGATGAACGACTGGTCCACGCCGTTTTCGCTGTACGTGGATGCGGCGCGCGGCGCGTCGTTCACCGACGTGGACGGTCATCGTTACGCGGACTTCTGCCTCGGCGACACCGGCGCGATGTTCGGCCATTCGCCGCCGCCGGTGGCGCGCGCGCTAGCCGCCCAGGCCGAGCGCGGGATGACGGCGATGCTGCCGGGCGAAGACGCCGCGTGGGTCGGCGAAGAACTCGCGCGGCGCTTCGGCCTGCCCTACTGGCAGTTCGCGATGACCGCCAGCGACGCCAACCGCTTCGCGCTGCGCTGGGCGCGCGCGGCGACCGGGCGGCGCAAGATCGTGATTTTCAACGGCTGCTATCACGGCACTGTCGACGACGTGTTCGTCGATCTCGTCGACGGCCGCGCGGTGCAGCGCGACAGCCTGATCGGGCAGGTGCACGACCTGCTCGACGCCACCCGCGTGATCGAGTTCAACGACCTCGCCGCGCTCGAAGACGCCGTGAAAGACGGCGATGTGGCCTGCGTGCTGGCCGAACCGGCGATGACCAACATCGGCATGGTGCTGCCCGATCCCGATTACTGGCGGCACGCGCAGGCGCTGTTGCGCCGTCACGGCACGCTGCTCGCCATCGACGAAACGCACACCATCAGTTGCGGCCCCGGCGGCTATACGAAGGCGTACGGCCTCGAACCGGATCTGTTTGTGCTCGGCAAACCGGTCGGCGGCGGATTTCCGTGCGCGGTGTACGGCTTTAGCGCCGGGCTGGCCGAGCGCGCGCAGCGGGCCAAGCGCGAGGCGCCGCCGGGGCATTCGGGCATCGGCACGACGCTTACCGCGAATCTGCTGGCGCTGAGCGCAATCCGCGCGACGCTCGCCGAGGTGATGACCGACGCCGCCTACGCGCGCATGTTCGCGCTGGCCGAGCGGATCGAACACGGCTTGCGCGACGCGATCGCGCGCCACGGCCTGGCGTGGTGCGTGACGCGCGTGGGCGCGCGCACCGAGTTCCAGTTCATGCCGACGCCGCCGCGCAACGGCAGCGAAGCCGGCCACCAGCTCGACGCCGAACTCGAACAGATCGTGCATCTGTACCTGCTCAATCGCGGCGTGCTGATCACGCCGTTTCACAACATGATTCTCGTGTGTCCGGAGACGTCGCTGAACGACGTGGAGAAACTGATCGCGGCGTTCGACGCGTGCCTCGGGGAGTTGAAGTCGTGA
- a CDS encoding GntR family transcriptional regulator yields the protein MKTSRHHTLQDQTYDTLRQWLTIGRFVPGERIKIRHVAAELGVGEMPVRAALQRLAAESALVNVPNCGVTVPLLSKAQFDDVLRVRLILEGEAAELGVPHLTPDDLAALTTLNAQMIAALRGGDPKGYLDANEAFHLILYRAAASPLLLELIETVWLQVGPISNLLFDHAQFAATLNDAHDDLLDAAKAGDAAGVRRAIEADLSHAAIRLRAQCV from the coding sequence ATGAAAACCTCACGCCATCACACGTTGCAGGATCAGACTTACGACACACTGCGGCAGTGGCTGACCATCGGCCGCTTCGTCCCCGGCGAACGCATCAAGATCCGCCACGTCGCCGCCGAACTCGGCGTCGGCGAGATGCCGGTGCGCGCCGCGCTGCAACGCCTCGCCGCCGAATCGGCGCTGGTCAACGTGCCCAATTGCGGCGTCACGGTGCCGCTGCTGTCGAAAGCGCAATTCGACGACGTGCTGCGCGTGCGCCTGATTCTCGAAGGTGAGGCCGCGGAACTCGGCGTGCCGCACCTCACACCGGACGATCTGGCGGCGCTGACCACGCTGAACGCGCAGATGATCGCCGCATTACGCGGCGGCGATCCGAAAGGCTATCTCGACGCCAACGAGGCGTTTCACCTGATTCTCTATCGGGCCGCGGCTTCGCCGCTGTTGCTCGAATTGATCGAGACGGTGTGGTTGCAGGTCGGGCCGATTTCGAATCTGCTGTTCGACCACGCGCAGTTCGCCGCGACGCTCAACGACGCGCACGACGATCTGCTCGATGCCGCGAAAGCAGGCGACGCCGCCGGCGTGCGGCGCGCGATCGAAGCGGATTTGAGTCATGCGGCGATCCGGCTGCGGGCGCAGTGCGTGTGA
- a CDS encoding LysR family transcriptional regulator, with product MKIDTLGVQAFVAIADRGSFQSAADSLHVTQTAITQRLRKLEDFLGVTLIERTTRSMALTEIGRGFLPQARRLLGELADALVEIRETGVARRGDVSIACVPTVGVQYLPRILQAYAAQYPHNRIKILDHASSAVEAAVLRREVEFGINIAGEHHPDLNSVPVTEDRYVLICHQDHPLAKRRRLAWRQLQAYPLIFAGEVSGNRALLDVALERNALTLRSFYEVQRSSTAVGLVAQGVGAAVVPALALQKGAYPTVRTVELTQPVVSRTLVLVARKTAQLSPAAQALYDMILAQATLKR from the coding sequence ATGAAAATCGACACCCTCGGCGTGCAGGCTTTCGTGGCGATCGCGGATCGCGGCAGCTTCCAGAGCGCGGCGGATTCGCTGCACGTCACGCAAACCGCGATCACGCAGCGGCTGCGCAAGCTCGAAGATTTTCTCGGCGTCACGCTGATCGAGCGCACCACGCGCTCCATGGCGTTGACCGAAATCGGCCGCGGTTTCCTGCCGCAGGCGCGGCGTCTGCTCGGCGAACTGGCGGACGCGCTGGTGGAAATCCGCGAGACCGGCGTCGCGCGGCGCGGCGACGTGTCGATCGCCTGCGTGCCGACGGTCGGCGTGCAGTATCTGCCGCGCATACTGCAGGCCTATGCCGCGCAGTATCCGCATAACCGCATCAAGATTCTCGATCACGCGTCGTCGGCGGTGGAGGCGGCGGTGTTGCGCCGCGAGGTCGAATTCGGCATCAATATCGCCGGCGAACATCATCCGGATCTGAACAGCGTGCCGGTGACCGAAGACCGGTATGTGCTGATCTGCCATCAGGATCATCCGCTCGCGAAACGACGGCGTCTGGCATGGCGGCAATTGCAGGCGTATCCGTTGATTTTTGCGGGCGAGGTGAGCGGCAACCGCGCGTTGCTCGATGTCGCGCTGGAGAGGAACGCGCTGACGCTGCGTTCGTTCTACGAGGTGCAGCGCAGCTCGACGGCGGTCGGGCTGGTGGCTCAGGGAGTGGGCGCCGCGGTGGTGCCGGCGCTGGCGTTGCAGAAGGGGGCGTATCCGACGGTCAGAACCGTCGAGCTGACCCAGCCGGTGGTGTCGCGCACGCTGGTGCTGGTCGCGCGCAAGACCGCGCAGTTGTCGCCGGCCGCGCAGGCGCTGTACGACATGATTCTGGCGCAGGCGACGCTCAAGCGCTGA
- the tam gene encoding trans-aconitate 2-methyltransferase — protein MTSTTDWYARQYVLFENERTRPVKDLLAAVPATDVRVAVDIGCGPGNSTEALAARLPDAAVSGLDSSPDMIAAARQRLPQFQFDVADIGTWAAPGPYDLILANAVLQWVPDHPRLLPSLVDKLAPGGSLAVQMPDNLDEPAHRLLRDIAADGPWAAKLAGVERTMRYDAAWYYALLKPLCARVDVWRTVYHHPLAGGADAVVEWFKGSALRPFLAKLDDSEEPGFLQRYRDEIARAYPALDDGTVLLPFPRLFFVATR, from the coding sequence ATGACATCGACGACCGACTGGTATGCCAGGCAGTACGTGCTGTTCGAAAACGAACGCACGCGGCCGGTGAAGGATCTGCTGGCGGCGGTGCCGGCCACCGACGTGCGGGTCGCGGTGGACATCGGCTGCGGGCCGGGCAACTCGACCGAGGCGCTCGCCGCGCGGCTGCCAGACGCGGCGGTCAGCGGGCTGGACAGTTCGCCCGACATGATCGCGGCGGCCCGACAACGCCTGCCGCAATTCCAGTTCGACGTGGCCGACATCGGCACGTGGGCGGCGCCGGGTCCGTACGACCTGATCCTCGCCAATGCGGTGCTGCAATGGGTGCCGGACCATCCGCGGCTGTTGCCGTCGCTGGTGGACAAGCTGGCGCCGGGCGGCAGTCTCGCGGTGCAGATGCCGGACAATCTGGATGAGCCCGCGCATCGGCTGTTGCGGGACATCGCCGCCGATGGCCCGTGGGCGGCGAAGCTCGCCGGGGTCGAGCGCACCATGCGGTATGACGCGGCGTGGTATTACGCGCTGCTCAAGCCGTTGTGCGCGCGGGTCGATGTGTGGCGCACCGTCTATCACCACCCGCTCGCGGGCGGCGCCGACGCGGTGGTCGAATGGTTCAAGGGCAGCGCGCTGCGGCCCTTTCTCGCGAAGCTTGACGACAGCGAGGAACCGGGGTTTTTGCAGCGGTATCGGGATGAGATCGCGCGGGCTTATCCGGCGCTGGATGACGGCACGGTGTTGTTGCCGTTTCCGAGGCTTTTTTTCGTTGCCACGCGGTAG
- a CDS encoding LysR substrate-binding domain-containing protein: MPALNALKAFEVAGRTGSFTRAAELLNVTQSAVSRQVRQLETQLGETLLQRHHHHLELSAAGRVLLQALQHSFDRIELTVRSLQDKTHRNRLRINAPPTFTARWLMPRLGRLRDAFPHLELSLSTRIDDNLAESGVLDCAIRFGNGEWEGFDNRLLMNERHVAVCAPALLARQGGHAALDLNQFTLLHVLASADQRYLTWQHWLKAAGIDNVDTSGGYEFDLLDHAIRAAIDGLGVTIADRHMISRELAEGLLVPVLNVHVDGHQSYWFVTRNAQDELPHVAMFRDWLQQEIWLSSKTLGSSESAPMSDAP, from the coding sequence ATGCCTGCGCTGAATGCGCTTAAAGCGTTTGAGGTGGCTGGGCGCACCGGCAGTTTTACGCGCGCCGCTGAGTTGCTCAATGTCACGCAGAGCGCCGTCAGCCGGCAGGTTCGGCAGCTTGAGACGCAGCTCGGTGAAACCCTCCTGCAGCGGCATCATCATCATCTGGAGTTGTCGGCCGCGGGGCGCGTGCTTCTCCAGGCACTTCAGCACTCGTTCGATCGTATCGAACTGACCGTGCGCAGCCTTCAGGATAAAACCCATCGCAATCGGCTGCGCATCAATGCACCCCCCACCTTTACCGCGCGCTGGCTCATGCCGCGGCTGGGGCGGCTGCGTGACGCCTTTCCCCATCTCGAACTCAGTCTGTCGACACGTATCGACGATAATCTCGCGGAATCCGGTGTGCTCGATTGCGCAATCCGCTTCGGGAACGGCGAGTGGGAAGGCTTCGATAACCGGCTTCTCATGAACGAACGGCATGTCGCCGTCTGCGCGCCCGCCTTGCTCGCGCGTCAAGGCGGTCATGCCGCGCTCGACCTCAATCAGTTCACCCTCCTCCATGTGCTCGCCAGCGCCGATCAGCGGTACCTCACCTGGCAACACTGGCTCAAGGCCGCCGGGATCGATAACGTGGATACCAGCGGCGGATACGAGTTCGATCTGCTCGATCACGCCATTCGCGCCGCCATCGACGGGCTCGGCGTCACCATCGCCGATCGTCATATGATCAGCCGCGAACTCGCGGAAGGTCTCCTCGTCCCCGTCCTCAACGTACACGTCGATGGACACCAGTCCTACTGGTTCGTCACCCGCAACGCCCAGGACGAACTGCCCCACGTCGCCATGTTCCGCGACTGGCTGCAACAGGAAATCTGGCTCAGCAGCAAAACACTCGGTTCGTCGGAGTCGGCCCCGATGAGCGACGCGCCCTGA